A genomic region of Dickeya solani IPO 2222 contains the following coding sequences:
- a CDS encoding phage tail protein, with translation MADDGSAQSNTVWPMPKFHFEVKWDGGAGAGMVASFQEITGLDIEAQIIEYRAGNSPVFSTIKMPGIIKSGNVTLKKGIFVKDNNFYDWFSKIKMNTIARTAVTINLLDESGSPAMTWKLKNAWPTKVSGTDLKSDGNEVAVETVELAHEGLEVSV, from the coding sequence ATGGCAGATGACGGTTCCGCTCAGTCAAACACCGTATGGCCGATGCCCAAATTTCACTTTGAAGTGAAATGGGACGGCGGCGCGGGCGCCGGCATGGTGGCGTCGTTTCAGGAAATTACCGGCCTGGATATCGAAGCGCAGATCATCGAATACCGCGCCGGCAACAGCCCGGTATTTTCCACCATCAAGATGCCCGGCATTATCAAATCCGGCAACGTGACCCTGAAAAAAGGCATTTTCGTCAAAGACAATAACTTCTACGACTGGTTCTCGAAAATAAAGATGAACACCATCGCCCGCACCGCCGTCACCATCAATTTGCTGGATGAAAGCGGCAGCCCGGCCATGACGTGGAAGTTAAAAAATGCCTGGCCGACCAAAGTCAGCGGCACGGATTTGAAATCAGACGGCAATGAAGTGGCGGTTGAAACCGTCGAGCTGGCGCACGAAGGGCTGGAAGTCTCGGTGTAA
- a CDS encoding phage tail protein: MQKKSPGGDWPLPAFYFSVEIDNSGDDQAFQEVAGIESHIETEAFTEGGNNSVYYLPTAVKQGPLMLRRGLSPADSPLVRWCKSCFEGQLNRPIVTKEVSVSLLDERGDPLRIWLFYNAYPISWKIDRFHATRNDVAIEEIVLCFSRSKRKQ, from the coding sequence ATGCAAAAAAAATCGCCCGGCGGCGACTGGCCGCTACCCGCGTTTTACTTCAGCGTGGAAATCGACAACAGCGGCGACGACCAGGCTTTTCAGGAAGTGGCCGGTATCGAATCGCACATTGAAACCGAAGCGTTCACCGAAGGCGGCAATAACAGCGTCTATTATCTGCCGACCGCGGTGAAACAGGGACCGCTGATGCTGCGCCGCGGCCTCAGCCCCGCCGACTCGCCGCTGGTGCGCTGGTGCAAAAGTTGTTTCGAAGGGCAGTTGAATCGCCCGATCGTCACCAAAGAGGTGAGCGTCAGTTTGCTGGATGAACGCGGCGATCCCTTGCGGATTTGGCTGTTTTATAACGCCTATCCGATCAGTTGGAAAATCGATCGCTTCCACGCCACCCGTAATGACGTGGCGATTGAAGAGATCGTGCTGTGCTTCAGCCGTTCCAAACGCAAGCAGTAA